One Streptococcus sp. VT 162 genomic window, AGTTCCCTGTGTCAAGCGCAATGCCATGGGAGCCAGCTTTGCCTTTATCGCAGCAGACATGGCCTTGGCAGGTATCGAGTCTAAGATCCCTGTTGACGAAGTCATCGATGCCATGTACCAAGTCGGATCAAGCCTTCCAACTGCCTTTCGTGAAACGGCTGAGGGTGGACTCGCCGCTACACCTACTGGTCGTCGCCTACAAAAAGAAATCTTTGGAGAATAAATTTATCTATTAGGAGAAACTATGCCCTCTATCTCAGCAGTCTTTTTTGATCTAGACGGAACTCTGGTTGACAGTTCCATCGGGATTCACAATGCCTTTACCCATACCTTTAAAGAGCTAGGAGTTCCAAGCCCTGATGCCAAAACCATTCGTGGTTTCATGGGACCACCCCTTGAAAGTAGTTTTGCAACATGTCTTCCCAAGGAGCAAATCTCGGAGGCGGTGCAGATATACCGCTCTTACTACAAGGAAAAAGGGATTCACGAAGCCCAACTCTTCCCCCGAATAACGGAATTACTCCAAGAACTTTCACAAAGCTACCCTCTCTACATCACTACAACAAAGAATACTCCTACTGCTCATGATATGACTAAAAATCTAGGAATCCATCATTTCTTTGATGGCATTTATGGTTCCAGTCCTGAAACACCTCATAAGGCGGATGTTATCCGTTATGCTTTGCAAACGCATCAACTCATTGCAGACCAAGTCCTCATCATCGGGGACACCAAGTTTGATATGATCGGAGCCCAAGAAACTGGCATTAAAAAGTTTGCTGTTACTTGGGGATTTGGAGAAGAAGCTGATTTACTCAGCTATCAACCTGACTGGATTGCCCATACCATTGACGATATCATTAGCCAGCTCTAACCATACAAAAATACTCCTAACACTAGTGAACTAGGTTGAGGAGTATTTTTTGTATATGTTGTTGCTATCAGAAGGAATCAACTCCTTGCTTAAGCAGTAATTTGATCCTGTTCTTCAGTATCTGTATCTTCATCCTTCTTACTTGGCCAAGTAAGCATCACAATAAGCGCAATCGGTCCAACGATAGGAACCAAAGCAATGAAGATAAAGGCCCAGTGGAAACCAGCATCCCGTAAGCGACGAACAGTCACGGCGATAGAAGGCAACATGAGAATA contains:
- a CDS encoding 5'-nucleotidase, with amino-acid sequence MPSISAVFFDLDGTLVDSSIGIHNAFTHTFKELGVPSPDAKTIRGFMGPPLESSFATCLPKEQISEAVQIYRSYYKEKGIHEAQLFPRITELLQELSQSYPLYITTTKNTPTAHDMTKNLGIHHFFDGIYGSSPETPHKADVIRYALQTHQLIADQVLIIGDTKFDMIGAQETGIKKFAVTWGFGEEADLLSYQPDWIAHTIDDIISQL